One window from the genome of Ammoniphilus sp. CFH 90114 encodes:
- a CDS encoding methionine ABC transporter ATP-binding protein, whose product MIVIKNLYKTYEQNGRNVEAVKNVSLEIKKGEIFGVIGFSGAGKSSLIRCVNLLETPSSGSVMVNGVEMTNLSERNLREARRKIGMIFQHFNLLSSSTVFENIAAPLELANTPKHIIEKKVNELLGLVGLSDKGASYPSQLSGGQKQRVAIARALANDPEILLCDEATSALDPQTTDSILDLLLDINKKFQITIMLITHEMHVIKKICDHVAVMENGQVVEQGSVLEIFSQPKTQTTKNFIKNVFDINLPQNLQLKFKNERANGEIIRVSFVGETTTEPVFAELATRFPLRPNILFGNITQIKETTFGSLILKLTGEASVIQQGMEYLQSEGLSVEVLQDVD is encoded by the coding sequence ATGATTGTTATCAAAAATTTATATAAAACATATGAACAAAATGGACGCAATGTAGAGGCGGTTAAGAACGTTAGCCTAGAGATAAAGAAGGGTGAAATCTTCGGAGTTATTGGGTTTAGTGGTGCCGGAAAAAGCAGCTTGATCCGTTGTGTTAATCTCTTGGAGACGCCTAGTTCAGGATCTGTCATGGTAAATGGGGTTGAAATGACAAATCTATCTGAGCGCAACCTACGTGAGGCAAGGCGGAAAATAGGAATGATCTTTCAGCACTTTAATTTACTTTCATCTAGTACGGTGTTTGAAAATATTGCAGCCCCTCTTGAGTTAGCTAATACGCCAAAGCATATAATCGAAAAGAAAGTTAATGAATTATTAGGTTTAGTCGGATTGTCAGATAAAGGGGCTTCTTATCCATCACAATTATCAGGGGGGCAAAAGCAAAGAGTAGCGATTGCTCGAGCATTAGCTAATGATCCAGAAATCCTTCTTTGTGATGAAGCAACCTCTGCCCTAGATCCCCAGACTACTGACTCTATTTTGGATTTACTATTGGATATCAATAAGAAATTTCAAATCACAATTATGTTGATTACCCATGAAATGCATGTCATTAAGAAAATTTGTGATCATGTGGCGGTTATGGAAAATGGGCAGGTTGTAGAGCAGGGAAGTGTATTAGAGATATTTTCACAACCTAAAACCCAAACGACCAAAAACTTCATTAAAAATGTTTTTGACATTAATTTACCTCAAAATCTTCAACTTAAGTTTAAAAACGAAAGGGCAAATGGGGAAATCATCCGTGTCTCTTTTGTCGGTGAAACAACAACAGAACCTGTCTTTGCTGAACTGGCTACCCGTTTTCCGCTTCGTCCCAATATCTTGTTTGGGAATATAACACAAATTAAGGAAACCACCTTTGGAAGTCTCATCTTGAAGCTAACAGGTGAAGCGAGTGTAATTCAACAAGGAATGGAGTACTTGCAAAGTGAAGGCTTGAGTGTGGAGGTGCTGCAGGATGTTGACTAG
- a CDS encoding DUF4870 domain-containing protein, with protein sequence MDRKASLIVIHASAFFAPILVPLIFMFITKDHEVKDFAIQALLFHILLSFCIFISFVLSFVLIGMPLLVFFGIVGVWYPIKGIIYAAQERPYGYPIVAKWVM encoded by the coding sequence ATGGATAGAAAAGCTTCACTCATCGTTATACATGCGAGTGCCTTTTTTGCTCCTATACTTGTTCCCCTGATTTTTATGTTTATTACAAAGGATCATGAAGTAAAGGATTTTGCTATACAGGCTTTACTATTTCATATTCTTCTTAGCTTCTGCATTTTTATTTCCTTTGTCTTATCCTTTGTATTAATTGGGATGCCTCTTCTTGTGTTCTTTGGAATCGTTGGGGTGTGGTACCCCATTAAGGGAATTATCTATGCAGCGCAAGAAAGACCTTATGGTTATCCTATCGTAGCCAAATGGGTAATGTAA
- a CDS encoding methionine ABC transporter permease, giving the protein MLTSLFDRSDLYIQSLIETWWMVFYALSISALIGLPLGVLLVVTRPKHIFENVMIYNVLNVIINILRSVPFVILMVAIIPFTKFIVGTAIGVKGAIVPLVVYTAPYIARLMESALLEVDPGIIEAFKSMGASRRQIIWRVMIREARPAISLGLTIATIGLIGATAMAGVIGAGGLGDLAIRYGYQRWELDVMLWTVILLIIIVQGVQSIGNYIAKRLRKN; this is encoded by the coding sequence ATGTTGACTAGTTTATTTGATCGAAGCGATCTATATATTCAATCCTTAATTGAAACTTGGTGGATGGTATTTTACGCTTTATCGATCTCGGCATTAATAGGACTCCCGCTTGGTGTTCTATTGGTGGTTACTCGTCCGAAGCATATTTTTGAGAATGTCATGATCTATAATGTCTTGAATGTCATAATTAATATTCTTAGATCGGTGCCTTTTGTTATTCTTATGGTTGCTATTATCCCATTTACGAAGTTTATCGTAGGGACTGCCATTGGTGTTAAAGGAGCTATCGTACCTCTTGTGGTCTATACGGCTCCCTACATTGCAAGATTAATGGAATCTGCTCTTCTCGAAGTGGACCCTGGAATTATTGAGGCTTTTAAATCTATGGGAGCAAGCAGAAGACAGATTATCTGGCGTGTGATGATCAGAGAAGCTAGACCAGCAATATCATTAGGTTTAACCATTGCGACGATCGGTTTGATCGGGGCAACCGCGATGGCAGGGGTGATTGGTGCGGGTGGTTTAGGAGACTTAGCGATTCGTTACGGTTATCAGCGATGGGAACTTGATGTTATGCTTTGGACTGTTATTCTCTTAATTATTATTGTTCAAGGGGTTCAGTCCATTGGGAACTATATTGCGAAACGTCTTCGGAAAAACTAA
- the ispG gene encoding flavodoxin-dependent (E)-4-hydroxy-3-methylbut-2-enyl-diphosphate synthase has protein sequence MYHRTQTKPVKVGNLTIGGSDQVVIQSMTTTKTADVKSTVEQILRLEEAGCQVVRVTVNNMEAAEAIKEIKKQIHIPLVSDIHFDYKLALKAIENGIDKVRINPGNIGKREKVEEVVKACKERGVPIRIGVNAGSLEKHLLDKYGYPTADAMVESALHHIGILEDLDFHDIIVSLKASDVPLAIEAYTKAASAFSYPLHLGITEAGTLFSGTVKSAAGLGALLAQGIGSTIRISLSADPVEEIKVCRELLKTFGLAANAATLISCPTCGRIEIDLISVANEIEDYISKVRAPIKVAVLGCAVNGPGEAREADIGIAGARGEGLLFRHGEIVRKIPEAVLVEELKKEIDALAEVYERTGELPRRH, from the coding sequence ATGTACCATAGAACGCAGACCAAGCCAGTTAAAGTAGGAAACCTGACCATCGGCGGAAGTGATCAAGTGGTTATACAGAGCATGACCACTACGAAAACAGCGGATGTGAAGTCTACTGTAGAACAGATTCTCCGCTTAGAAGAAGCAGGCTGCCAGGTTGTTCGGGTAACTGTAAATAATATGGAAGCGGCTGAAGCGATAAAGGAAATTAAGAAGCAGATTCATATCCCACTTGTGTCGGATATTCACTTTGATTATAAGCTAGCTCTTAAGGCAATTGAGAATGGAATTGACAAGGTAAGGATTAACCCAGGGAATATCGGGAAGAGAGAAAAAGTAGAAGAAGTGGTGAAGGCGTGTAAAGAAAGAGGGGTACCGATCCGTATTGGTGTAAATGCAGGATCTTTAGAGAAGCACCTATTGGACAAGTATGGTTACCCTACAGCTGATGCAATGGTGGAAAGTGCCCTTCATCATATTGGAATCCTAGAAGACCTCGATTTTCATGATATTATTGTCTCTTTGAAGGCATCGGACGTACCGTTAGCGATAGAGGCCTATACGAAAGCTGCTTCTGCCTTCTCTTATCCACTTCACCTAGGAATTACAGAGGCAGGAACCTTGTTTTCCGGAACGGTCAAGAGTGCGGCAGGTCTTGGCGCCTTATTAGCACAGGGAATAGGTTCTACGATTCGGATTTCTCTCAGTGCAGATCCTGTTGAGGAAATTAAGGTATGCCGTGAATTGCTGAAAACATTCGGGTTAGCTGCGAATGCTGCGACACTGATTTCTTGTCCTACGTGTGGTCGCATTGAAATTGATCTTATTTCTGTAGCTAATGAGATTGAAGATTACATCAGTAAAGTCAGGGCTCCAATTAAGGTTGCCGTCCTTGGTTGCGCAGTTAACGGGCCAGGGGAGGCTCGGGAAGCCGATATTGGAATCGCGGGAGCTAGAGGAGAAGGATTGCTTTTCCGTCACGGTGAAATTGTTAGAAAGATCCCAGAAGCGGTGTTGGTTGAGGAGCTTAAGAAAGAAATAGATGCTTTAGCGGAGGTCTATGAACGTACTGGAGAATTACCTAGGAGACATTAA
- a CDS encoding MetQ/NlpA family ABC transporter substrate-binding protein: MKKWTKVLTTSILAVSLLAGCGSSSDQPSQASGGGDQVTKIKVGVTAGPHEEVMEKVKEVAAKDGLEIEIVAFNDYVQPNKVLAEGELDANSFQHEPYLERFKADHNLDLVKLANNINFPMGLYSTKIKDVSELEDGAQVGLPNDPTNGARALQLFEEAGLIKLKEGVGVKATIHDIAENPKNLKFKELEAAFIPKALDDLAVAAINTNFAMEHGYVPTKDSIFIEPSDSPWVNLIAVRTADKDRPEFQKLVKAYHSDEVKKFIEEHFQGSVVPSW; encoded by the coding sequence ATGAAAAAGTGGACAAAGGTGTTAACAACTTCTATTTTAGCAGTATCACTTCTTGCGGGGTGTGGAAGTTCTTCCGATCAGCCAAGTCAAGCTAGTGGCGGTGGAGACCAAGTTACCAAGATTAAAGTAGGGGTAACTGCTGGTCCTCACGAAGAAGTAATGGAAAAAGTAAAAGAGGTAGCAGCAAAAGATGGCCTTGAAATTGAAATTGTTGCCTTTAACGATTATGTGCAACCAAATAAGGTATTAGCAGAAGGGGAATTGGATGCTAATAGTTTCCAGCATGAGCCTTACTTGGAAAGATTCAAGGCAGATCATAACTTAGATCTTGTAAAACTAGCTAACAACATTAACTTCCCAATGGGACTTTACTCTACTAAAATTAAAGATGTCAGTGAACTAGAAGATGGGGCACAAGTAGGATTACCAAACGACCCAACGAATGGAGCAAGAGCACTTCAACTGTTTGAGGAAGCAGGCTTAATTAAGTTGAAGGAAGGGGTAGGAGTTAAAGCTACGATTCACGATATTGCTGAGAATCCTAAGAACTTGAAGTTTAAAGAACTAGAAGCTGCATTTATTCCTAAGGCTCTTGATGATCTTGCGGTAGCAGCAATCAATACGAACTTTGCGATGGAGCATGGATATGTTCCAACGAAGGATTCCATCTTTATTGAGCCTAGTGATTCTCCGTGGGTAAATCTTATTGCCGTACGTACAGCTGATAAAGATCGTCCAGAATTTCAAAAGCTTGTAAAAGCTTATCACTCTGACGAAGTTAAGAAGTTTATAGAAGAGCATTTCCAAGGATCTGTTGTACCATCCTGGTAG
- a CDS encoding pyridoxal phosphate-dependent aminotransferase, which translates to MNIESADIMKGLPTQFFATLVAKVQREAAAGHDIINLGQGNPDLPTPEHIVEEMQRAVANPIHHKYPPFQGRRELKEAVAHWYKSEFDVELDPEQEVAIVFGGKTGLIEVCQVLLNPGDICLVPDPGYPDYWSGVALTGARMSFMPLREANQFLPDYSAIPIEDVNKAKLMFLNYPNNPTAATAPLSFFEETIQYADKHGIVVCHDFAYGAIGFDGQKPVSFLQAPGAKEVGIEVYTLSKTYNMAGWRVGFVVGNRKMVSLINLLQDHLFVSLFGAVQMAATHALTSSQECVRELVSTYQSRRDTLFHGLSQIGWQAKPSQGSFFAWLPVPDGYSSVSFADKLLDEAHIVVAPGKGFGEYGEGYVRVGLLTPGERLKEAISRIDQLGIFK; encoded by the coding sequence ATGAACATTGAATCAGCTGATATTATGAAAGGCTTGCCAACTCAATTTTTCGCTACGCTTGTCGCGAAGGTGCAAAGGGAGGCAGCGGCAGGACACGATATAATTAATCTAGGTCAAGGAAATCCAGATCTACCTACCCCTGAGCATATCGTGGAAGAGATGCAACGTGCCGTAGCTAATCCTATTCACCATAAATATCCCCCATTCCAAGGGCGCAGGGAATTGAAAGAAGCGGTTGCTCATTGGTATAAAAGTGAATTCGATGTTGAGTTGGATCCAGAACAAGAAGTGGCTATCGTTTTTGGGGGGAAAACAGGCTTAATTGAAGTATGTCAAGTCTTATTAAACCCTGGAGATATCTGCCTAGTGCCAGATCCAGGATATCCAGATTATTGGTCGGGGGTTGCTTTAACAGGGGCTCGCATGTCCTTTATGCCTCTTCGAGAAGCGAATCAATTCCTACCGGATTATTCAGCTATTCCTATTGAAGATGTAAATAAAGCTAAACTTATGTTCTTGAATTATCCTAATAATCCCACTGCAGCGACGGCGCCACTTTCTTTCTTTGAAGAAACGATTCAATATGCAGACAAACATGGGATTGTGGTCTGTCATGACTTTGCCTATGGGGCAATTGGATTTGATGGACAAAAGCCAGTGAGCTTTCTCCAAGCCCCGGGAGCGAAAGAAGTGGGGATCGAAGTATATACACTTTCCAAAACTTATAACATGGCTGGCTGGCGAGTGGGTTTTGTCGTAGGAAATAGAAAAATGGTAAGTCTGATCAATCTCCTACAGGACCACCTTTTTGTAAGTCTGTTTGGAGCAGTCCAGATGGCGGCAACCCATGCCTTAACTAGTTCACAGGAGTGTGTAAGAGAATTAGTATCAACATATCAGTCGAGAAGAGATACGTTATTTCATGGATTATCTCAAATTGGTTGGCAGGCTAAGCCATCTCAAGGCTCTTTCTTTGCTTGGCTGCCAGTTCCAGATGGATATAGCTCCGTTTCCTTTGCGGACAAACTGCTAGATGAAGCCCATATTGTTGTAGCTCCAGGAAAAGGGTTTGGAGAGTACGGAGAAGGGTACGTTCGGGTCGGATTGTTAACACCAGGGGAACGTCTTAAGGAAGCGATCTCGAGAATTGATCAATTAGGGATATTTAAGTAA
- a CDS encoding GTP pyrophosphokinase family protein, translated as MSNRDWDKFLIPYEQAVEELKIKFKGIRKEYKKREDYSPVEFVTGRVKRISSIFSKAKRLNVSMENIETGIEDIAGIRIMCQFVEDIDKVRELVLLRKDMEVIYEKDYVNNQKDSGYRSHHIIVRYPVQTSIGPKEILAEVQIRTLAMNFWATIEHSLNYKYEQNIPPHIRERLVKAAEAAHELDKEMSLIREEVKDAQQEFETKSQMVSNILRDIQRLYSYGKVTEADRYYQSFKEIWEYGRISQLGHLGERIRLAIENAVTDSEGTV; from the coding sequence GTGAGCAATCGTGATTGGGATAAATTCTTGATCCCGTATGAGCAAGCGGTAGAAGAACTAAAGATAAAGTTTAAAGGAATTCGAAAAGAATATAAAAAAAGGGAAGATTATTCTCCTGTTGAATTTGTAACGGGGAGGGTAAAGCGGATATCGAGTATATTCTCTAAGGCGAAAAGACTCAATGTCTCGATGGAAAACATTGAGACGGGGATTGAAGATATAGCTGGCATACGCATCATGTGTCAATTTGTTGAGGATATTGATAAGGTAAGGGAACTCGTCTTACTTAGAAAAGATATGGAAGTGATCTATGAAAAGGACTACGTTAATAATCAAAAAGATAGCGGGTATCGAAGTCATCATATTATCGTGAGGTACCCCGTGCAGACTTCCATAGGTCCGAAAGAAATACTAGCCGAAGTTCAAATTCGGACGTTGGCCATGAATTTCTGGGCAACTATTGAACATTCCCTCAATTATAAATATGAACAAAATATTCCCCCTCATATTCGTGAAAGATTGGTTAAAGCAGCAGAGGCTGCACATGAGTTAGATAAAGAGATGTCATTAATTCGGGAAGAGGTCAAGGATGCTCAACAGGAATTTGAAACAAAATCACAAATGGTAAGTAATATCCTGCGAGATATCCAACGACTTTATAGTTATGGCAAGGTCACCGAAGCCGATCGGTATTATCAGAGCTTTAAGGAGATTTGGGAATACGGTCGAATTTCACAACTTGGGCACCTAGGAGAACGTATTCGTTTAGCAATAGAAAATGCGGTTACGGATTCAGAAGGGACGGTATAG